A window from Montipora capricornis isolate CH-2021 chromosome 7, ASM3666992v2, whole genome shotgun sequence encodes these proteins:
- the LOC138055459 gene encoding uncharacterized protein, translated as MVRCTKGCLKKTLGSARLTYEELLTVLTEVEGVLKSRLLSYVYGDDIEEPQMPSHLIIGRRLLSRNPNTAQAGGSCSSSAKYLKLLLDHFWNRWQKEYLTELGQFHQYAVNNRGTSPQKESSVKEGNVVIVKDEKCPRNTWKLGRVKKLVKGRDCKTRGAVVETVADNQNRLIEISRAVQHLVPVECKEQGTCQQSQPGAGETRTRRQAAIISDIRRRCLQ; from the coding sequence ATGGTCCGATGTACAAAAGGCTGTTTGAAGAAAACCCTTGGTTCTGCCAGACTGACGTATGAAGAGTTACTTACAGTCCTCACGGAAGTCGAAGGTGTTTTGAAGTCAAGACTTCTCTCCTACGTCTATGGCGACGATATTGAAGAGCCCCAGATGCCATCTCATTTGATCATCGGGAGAAGGTTGCTGTCCAGAAATCCAAATACAGCACAGGCTGGAGGATCCTGCTCAAGCAGTGCTAAGTACCTCAAGTTGCTTCTGGACCATTTTTGGAATAGATGGCAGAAAGAATACCTCACTGAGCTCGGGCAGTTCCACCAGTATGCAGTAAACAACAGAGGAACGAGTCCGCAGAAAGAATCATCTGTCAAGGAAGGCAACGTTGTTATCGTGAAAGACGAAAAATGCCCCCGAAATACGTGGAAATTGGGTCGTGTAAAGAAACTAGTGAAAGGGAGGGACTGCAAAACACGTGGAGCAGTAGTGGAGACTGTTGCAGATAACCAGAATCGACTGATCGAGATTAGCCGAGCAGTTCAGCACCTTGTACCAGTAGAGTGTAAGGAGCAAGGCACTTGTCAGCAGAGCCAGCCGGGTGCAGGAGAAACGAGAACAAGAAGACAAGCTGCAATCATCAGTGACATTAGGAGACGGTGTTTGCAATAA